Proteins found in one Desulfovibrio sp. genomic segment:
- the benE gene encoding benzoate/H(+) symporter BenE family transporter — protein sequence MFGDFSLSAVVAGMIAVAVSFGGPAAIIFQAASVAGLSPAQLGSWIWAICIGSGLTGVYLSLRFREPVVTAWSTPGVALLAAGWAAYPYPEAIGAFIVAGALITVFGVSGMFQAMMDKIPGPVVSAMLAGILFRFGVDVFGYLKSAPILAGAMIAAYLAAKRLTPRYAMVCTLAAGFVTAWITGGLDFSSVDASLAVPVLTMPSFTLGAIMGLGLPLFLVTMTGQNATGLGVMRASGYHAPATPIVALTGLFSTLLAPFGCHGVNLAAITAAICTGTEAHVDPSRRYVAAVVCGACYLAVGVFGAALVGVFTALPGALIAVVSGLALFGAIASGLTQAMEDASRREAALVTLLITVSGLSFFGIGSAFWGLAGGLLADRVLTGRLG from the coding sequence TTGTTTGGGGATTTCTCGCTCAGCGCCGTTGTGGCTGGGATGATAGCCGTGGCTGTTTCCTTTGGCGGCCCCGCGGCCATAATCTTTCAGGCAGCCAGCGTGGCCGGGCTCTCTCCGGCTCAGCTCGGAAGTTGGATCTGGGCGATCTGTATAGGCAGCGGACTCACCGGAGTCTACCTGTCGCTTCGCTTTCGCGAACCGGTGGTCACGGCCTGGTCCACTCCTGGGGTGGCGTTGCTGGCCGCTGGCTGGGCCGCCTATCCCTATCCGGAGGCGATCGGGGCGTTCATTGTGGCCGGAGCGCTCATCACCGTGTTCGGGGTCAGTGGGATGTTCCAGGCCATGATGGATAAAATACCCGGCCCCGTGGTGTCGGCCATGCTGGCGGGCATTCTCTTTCGCTTCGGGGTGGACGTGTTCGGATATTTGAAAAGCGCGCCGATTCTTGCCGGTGCCATGATCGCCGCCTACCTCGCGGCCAAGCGACTGACTCCCCGCTACGCCATGGTCTGCACGCTCGCGGCCGGGTTCGTGACGGCGTGGATCACAGGCGGGCTTGATTTTTCGTCCGTGGACGCCTCCCTGGCCGTTCCCGTGCTGACCATGCCGTCCTTTACGCTTGGGGCGATAATGGGGCTCGGGCTTCCGCTCTTTCTGGTGACCATGACCGGGCAGAACGCCACTGGCCTGGGCGTCATGCGCGCCAGCGGCTACCATGCTCCGGCCACGCCAATCGTGGCCCTGACCGGTCTTTTCTCCACACTCTTGGCGCCCTTCGGCTGCCACGGCGTGAACCTGGCGGCCATCACCGCCGCTATCTGTACGGGGACCGAGGCCCATGTTGATCCGTCCAGGCGCTATGTGGCCGCCGTGGTCTGCGGGGCGTGTTACTTGGCTGTGGGCGTATTCGGCGCTGCCCTGGTGGGGGTGTTCACAGCCCTGCCCGGGGCTCTGATCGCAGTGGTATCCGGCCTGGCCCTGTTCGGGGCCATCGCCTCGGGGCTCACCCAGGCCATGGAGGACGCCAGCAGGCGCGAGGCCGCCCTGGTCACGCTTCTCATCACGGTGTCGGGCTTAAGCTTTTTCGGCATCGGCTCGGCTTTCTGGGGTTTGGCCGGGGGGCTTTTGGCTGACCGTGTCCTCACCGGGAGGCTTGGATGA
- a CDS encoding metalloregulator ArsR/SmtB family transcription factor has product MSGCPSLSAFKALADETRLRLIRLLVRFELNVGEIVGVLGMGQSRISRHLRILVESGLLKARRDGLWVFYSAEKSGLLSAIEPYIENCGPEKDMALAREALDARNSETRRFFNSIAPDWQAMRREVLGDLDLDSLILERLPRCGTMADLGCGPGELLLALASKADRLIGVDASPAMLDLARRKVALHDASLRVGELEHLPLADAEAQAAVLSLTLHHLSDPVAALKEARRVVAPGGTLVVVDYLKHASELMRERFGDRWLGFDPDEISAWLDQTGLILDTLETKPVKLGLKVGIYVARRPLMEDSK; this is encoded by the coding sequence ATGAGCGGTTGTCCGTCCCTGTCCGCTTTCAAGGCTTTGGCTGACGAAACCCGGCTCAGGCTCATTCGTCTTCTGGTTCGCTTTGAGCTGAACGTGGGCGAAATAGTGGGTGTTCTGGGCATGGGCCAATCGAGGATTTCGCGCCATTTGCGAATCCTGGTGGAGTCGGGGCTGCTCAAGGCCAGGCGCGACGGTCTGTGGGTATTTTATTCAGCCGAGAAATCCGGGTTGCTGTCAGCCATCGAGCCATACATCGAAAATTGCGGCCCCGAGAAGGATATGGCTCTGGCTCGGGAAGCCCTGGACGCCCGCAACAGCGAAACCCGCCGCTTCTTCAACTCCATCGCCCCGGACTGGCAGGCCATGCGCCGAGAGGTATTGGGCGATCTGGACCTGGACAGCCTGATCCTTGAGCGCCTGCCCCGCTGCGGCACCATGGCCGACCTTGGCTGCGGGCCGGGGGAACTCCTCTTGGCTCTGGCCTCCAAGGCGGACCGGCTCATAGGGGTGGACGCCTCCCCGGCCATGCTGGATCTGGCCCGGCGCAAGGTGGCTCTTCACGACGCGAGCCTTCGGGTGGGTGAGTTGGAGCACCTGCCCCTGGCCGACGCCGAGGCCCAGGCCGCAGTGCTGAGCCTGACTCTGCACCACCTGTCCGACCCGGTGGCTGCCCTCAAGGAAGCCCGCCGGGTGGTGGCTCCGGGCGGAACTCTGGTGGTGGTGGACTACCTCAAGCACGCAAGCGAGCTCATGCGCGAACGCTTCGGGGACCGCTGGCTCGGCTTCGACCCGGACGAAATTTCCGCCTGGCTTGACCAGACCGGTCTGATCCTGGATACGTTGGAAACAAAACCCGTCAAACTGGGCCTGAAGGTAGGCATATACGTCGCCCGCAGGCCCTTAATGGAGGATTCGAAATGA
- a CDS encoding adenosylhomocysteinase produces MKVKPLDLSLKYKVADMSQAEWGRKEMIISENEMPGLMAVRAKYGPKKPLKGLKVAGSLHMTIQTAMLIETLYELGADLRWASCNIYSTQDHAAAAIAKAGTAAVFAWKGETLEDYWWCTEMALTWPDGSGPDLIVDDGGDATLFIHHGVKAEKDPSILKKPTDNKEFAIIIERLAASVKADKTRFTNWAKKIKGVSEETTTGVHRLYQMMKDGDLLFPAINVNDSVTKSKFDNLYGCRESLADGIKRATDVMMAGKVVVVAGYGDVGKGCASSMRGYGARVLVTEIDPICALQAAMEGFEVTTMADACKQGDIFVTATGCADVITGAHMEKMREGAIICNIGHFDSEIAMHYLENTKECKKEEIKPLVDKWTLKSGRSILVLAEGRLVNLGCATGHPSFVMSNSFTNQALAQIDLAQKKYKVGVYTLPKLLDEEVARLHLERLEVKLEKLTPAQAKYMGISPKGPFKPDHYRY; encoded by the coding sequence ATGAAAGTGAAGCCGCTCGATCTGTCGCTCAAGTACAAAGTCGCCGACATGTCCCAGGCCGAATGGGGCCGCAAGGAGATGATCATCTCCGAGAACGAGATGCCAGGCCTCATGGCGGTGCGCGCCAAGTACGGCCCCAAAAAGCCCCTCAAGGGCCTGAAGGTGGCCGGCAGCCTGCACATGACCATCCAGACCGCCATGCTCATCGAGACCCTCTACGAGCTGGGCGCCGACCTGCGCTGGGCCAGCTGCAACATCTACTCCACCCAGGACCACGCCGCCGCGGCCATCGCCAAGGCCGGCACCGCCGCCGTGTTCGCCTGGAAGGGCGAGACCCTGGAGGACTACTGGTGGTGCACCGAGATGGCGCTCACCTGGCCTGACGGGTCCGGCCCGGACCTCATCGTGGATGACGGCGGCGACGCCACCCTGTTCATCCACCACGGCGTCAAGGCTGAGAAGGACCCGAGCATCCTGAAAAAGCCCACGGACAACAAGGAATTCGCCATCATCATCGAGCGCCTGGCCGCTTCCGTGAAGGCCGACAAGACCCGCTTCACCAACTGGGCCAAGAAGATCAAGGGCGTTTCCGAGGAAACCACCACCGGCGTGCACCGTCTCTACCAGATGATGAAGGACGGCGACCTCCTGTTCCCGGCCATCAACGTCAACGACTCCGTGACCAAGTCCAAGTTCGACAACCTCTACGGATGCCGCGAGTCCCTGGCCGACGGCATCAAGCGCGCCACCGACGTGATGATGGCCGGCAAGGTGGTGGTCGTGGCCGGGTACGGCGACGTGGGCAAGGGTTGCGCCAGCTCCATGCGGGGCTACGGTGCGCGCGTGCTCGTCACCGAGATCGACCCCATCTGCGCCCTGCAGGCGGCAATGGAAGGCTTCGAAGTGACCACCATGGCTGACGCGTGCAAGCAGGGCGACATCTTCGTCACCGCCACTGGCTGCGCGGACGTCATCACCGGCGCGCATATGGAAAAGATGCGCGAAGGGGCCATCATCTGCAACATCGGCCACTTCGACTCCGAGATCGCCATGCATTACCTGGAGAACACCAAGGAGTGCAAAAAAGAGGAGATCAAGCCCCTGGTGGACAAGTGGACCTTGAAGTCCGGGCGCTCCATCCTGGTGCTGGCCGAGGGCCGGCTGGTGAACCTGGGCTGCGCCACCGGCCACCCCAGCTTCGTGATGTCCAACAGCTTCACCAACCAGGCACTGGCCCAGATCGACCTGGCCCAGAAGAAGTACAAGGTCGGCGTGTACACGCTGCCCAAGCTCCTGGACGAGGAGGTCGCCCGCCTGCATCTGGAGCGCCTGGAAGTGAAGCTCGAAAAGCTGACCCCGGCCCAGGCCAAGTACATGGGCATCAGCCCCAAGGGCCCCTTCAAGCCGGACCACTACCGCTACTAG
- a CDS encoding cupin, with protein sequence MAHLIESPAIIQAAGAPPKIIEEFVGQANSGTSHVSIARMKSPEGWSEPGQTPEFDEYSVVLRGALHVRTRSGERVVKPGQAVIAAKGEWVQYSTPEPGGAEYVAVCLPAFTPGLVHRDE encoded by the coding sequence ATGGCGCATCTCATAGAGTCCCCTGCGATAATTCAAGCGGCGGGTGCCCCTCCTAAGATCATCGAGGAGTTCGTCGGACAGGCCAACTCCGGTACATCACACGTCAGCATCGCCCGCATGAAGAGCCCCGAGGGATGGTCCGAACCGGGGCAGACCCCGGAGTTCGACGAGTACTCCGTGGTTCTGCGCGGCGCGCTGCATGTGCGGACCCGTTCAGGTGAAAGAGTGGTCAAGCCAGGCCAAGCCGTGATCGCAGCCAAAGGAGAATGGGTCCAGTACAGCACGCCCGAACCCGGGGGCGCGGAGTATGTGGCCGTCTGCCTGCCCGCCTTCACCCCCGGATTGGTTCATCGGGACGAGTAA
- a CDS encoding translation initiation factor Sui1, with product MSLKNKDSVTVYSTEHGKTCPTCGKPVAGCICDSQRIALKSDGIVRIMRQTKGRKGKGVSLITGLSLSAVELEKLAKQLKQRCGAGGAVKDGVIEIQGDHRDTLLQELTKLGFKVKLAGG from the coding sequence ATGTCGTTGAAAAACAAGGATTCCGTCACCGTCTACTCCACCGAGCACGGCAAGACCTGCCCAACGTGCGGCAAGCCAGTGGCAGGCTGCATCTGTGACAGCCAGAGGATCGCTCTGAAAAGCGACGGCATTGTCAGAATCATGCGCCAGACCAAGGGACGCAAGGGCAAGGGAGTCAGTCTGATCACCGGACTCTCTCTGTCAGCGGTGGAGCTCGAAAAGCTGGCCAAGCAGCTCAAACAGCGCTGCGGGGCTGGCGGAGCCGTAAAGGACGGAGTGATCGAGATCCAGGGTGACCATCGCGACACCTTGCTCCAGGAACTCACGAAGCTAGGCTTCAAGGTCAAGCTCGCGGGTGGATGA
- a CDS encoding YXWGXW repeat-containing protein, producing MAKRAALSLLAVLVLAGSLTGCAVNVQPGPPPSQRVIIQAPPPPPPREEVIVMAPSPRHTWVPGHWVWHGEWVWEPGHWSVKPHPHATWVPGHWEHHRGGWYWVSGYWR from the coding sequence ATGGCAAAAAGGGCTGCACTCTCACTGCTAGCTGTTCTCGTCCTGGCTGGTTCCCTCACTGGCTGCGCTGTCAACGTCCAACCCGGCCCACCGCCCTCTCAGCGGGTGATCATCCAGGCCCCGCCACCGCCACCGCCCCGCGAAGAGGTCATCGTGATGGCTCCCAGCCCACGTCATACCTGGGTTCCGGGGCACTGGGTCTGGCATGGTGAATGGGTATGGGAACCGGGCCACTGGTCCGTGAAACCCCACCCCCACGCCACCTGGGTGCCCGGGCACTGGGAACACCACCGGGGCGGCTGGTACTGGGTCAGCGGATACTGGCGCTAA
- a CDS encoding ABC transporter substrate-binding protein gives MKALDDLMLSIRRMGEEDEVPALPEKPVDLLLYAPCPVKLVVKDAIDAIIAGYAASGQSVTAHIPMGCTSIDPYDPIYRQTDPDKLPGMIGSIGFGDFWRKEFVENHVLSGVFESVLPAVVNPLHHRAGLIDPRGAYTVYGVTPYVFMVDTRRLGGLPEPRAWEDILHPRYKGEVVMCGDGDDMADAVVLNLYKDFGMAGLEALAANSKGLMHSSSMVKSAGSSDQDAGAVYVIPAFFAESTRQPEHIKVIWPRDGAAASPLYLLAKKNQRERLAALAGFFGSGFAAIESAGWFSPMDGSIASKLPPEASLKWVGWDFIEQNDVSELRDKLNVLFRSMVRKGL, from the coding sequence ATGAAAGCTCTCGACGACCTGATGCTCTCCATCCGCCGTATGGGCGAAGAGGACGAGGTTCCGGCGCTTCCCGAAAAGCCGGTTGATTTGCTCCTCTACGCGCCGTGCCCGGTGAAGCTTGTGGTGAAGGATGCCATCGACGCCATCATAGCCGGCTACGCCGCAAGCGGCCAATCCGTTACCGCCCACATCCCCATGGGCTGCACCTCCATCGACCCGTACGACCCCATCTACCGTCAGACAGACCCGGATAAACTTCCAGGCATGATAGGCTCCATCGGCTTCGGGGACTTCTGGCGCAAGGAGTTCGTGGAGAATCACGTCCTATCTGGTGTGTTCGAATCTGTTCTCCCGGCCGTGGTCAACCCGCTGCATCACAGGGCCGGGCTCATCGACCCGCGCGGGGCCTACACCGTCTACGGGGTTACCCCCTACGTGTTCATGGTGGACACCAGGCGCCTTGGCGGACTGCCCGAGCCGCGCGCCTGGGAGGACATCCTCCATCCACGCTACAAGGGCGAGGTGGTCATGTGCGGGGACGGGGACGACATGGCCGACGCCGTGGTGCTGAACCTCTACAAGGATTTCGGCATGGCGGGCCTGGAGGCGCTGGCCGCCAACAGCAAGGGGCTCATGCATTCGTCCTCCATGGTCAAGTCCGCCGGATCGAGCGACCAGGACGCCGGCGCGGTCTACGTGATCCCGGCCTTTTTCGCCGAGAGCACGAGACAGCCCGAGCACATCAAGGTGATCTGGCCCAGGGACGGGGCAGCGGCCAGCCCGCTCTATCTGCTGGCCAAAAAAAATCAGCGTGAGCGCCTGGCCGCACTGGCCGGATTCTTCGGGAGCGGCTTCGCTGCGATAGAGAGCGCCGGGTGGTTCTCTCCCATGGACGGTTCAATTGCCTCCAAACTGCCGCCTGAGGCATCGCTCAAGTGGGTGGGCTGGGACTTCATAGAGCAGAACGACGTGAGCGAGCTGCGCGACAAGCTGAACGTGCTGTTCCGGTCCATGGTGAGGAAGGGTTTGTGA
- a CDS encoding ATP-binding cassette domain-containing protein, giving the protein MSAKRGLAGAETGDEAETGKVEARTCAPTSLTLTAGRDKSGRPEIQDIAFRPGEITALLGPTGSGKSRFLSDIESLACGDTPTGRTLKLDGRVPDSDERFALQGRLVAQLTQNMNFVLDVGVLDFVLLHARSREVADPEDAAERVLLAANKLAGEPFGPKVQLTQLSGGQSRALMIADTALLSWSPVLLIDEIENAGVDKRRALDLLLASDKIIVIATHDPVLALSADRRLVFEHGAVKMVQTRTGEEETLLARLADMEGEFSRVRAMLRVGENLDFLGE; this is encoded by the coding sequence ATGTCGGCCAAGCGCGGCCTGGCTGGCGCGGAAACAGGGGATGAGGCGGAAACAGGAAAGGTTGAAGCTCGAACCTGCGCGCCCACCAGCTTGACCCTCACCGCCGGGCGGGACAAGTCCGGCAGGCCGGAGATCCAGGACATAGCCTTCAGGCCCGGTGAGATCACGGCGCTTCTTGGCCCGACCGGATCGGGCAAGAGCCGCTTTCTGTCCGACATCGAGTCCCTGGCCTGCGGAGACACGCCCACGGGCCGGACGCTCAAGCTTGACGGGCGCGTGCCGGACTCGGACGAGCGCTTCGCCTTGCAGGGCAGGCTGGTGGCCCAGCTGACCCAGAACATGAATTTCGTGCTGGATGTCGGGGTGTTGGATTTCGTGCTCCTGCACGCCAGGAGCCGCGAAGTGGCCGATCCCGAGGACGCGGCCGAGCGGGTGCTTCTGGCGGCCAACAAGCTGGCCGGAGAGCCCTTCGGCCCAAAGGTTCAGCTCACGCAACTCTCGGGAGGGCAGTCCCGGGCCCTCATGATAGCGGACACGGCGCTCCTCAGCTGGTCGCCTGTGCTGTTGATCGACGAGATAGAGAACGCGGGGGTGGACAAGCGCCGGGCACTGGACCTTCTGCTGGCCAGCGACAAGATAATCGTCATCGCCACCCACGACCCGGTGCTGGCCCTGTCCGCGGACAGGCGGCTGGTGTTCGAGCACGGGGCGGTGAAGATGGTTCAGACCCGCACAGGCGAGGAAGAAACGCTGCTTGCACGGCTGGCGGACATGGAAGGGGAGTTCTCCCGGGTGCGGGCCATGTTGCGGGTTGGGGAAAACCTCGACTTTCTGGGAGAATGA
- a CDS encoding HAD family hydrolase yields MSGRAVIFDLDGTLLDTLDDLADAGNTVLAALGYPTHPVASYRQFVGDGVANLVRRALPGNAQHDFERALTLMREQYAIHWKIKSRPYPGIPEMLDGLVEKKIPLCVLSNKPDRFCQLTMEHFFGRWPWAVVMGETDEFPRKPDPTGALAIAERLGIAPGEFLFLGDSPMDVKCALSAGMNPVGATWGFRAKDTLEEVGGKVFIDRPEELLSLIARP; encoded by the coding sequence ATGTCTGGCCGCGCCGTGATTTTCGATCTGGACGGGACCCTGCTCGACACCCTGGACGATCTGGCCGACGCTGGGAACACAGTCCTGGCCGCGCTTGGCTACCCAACGCACCCGGTGGCCAGCTACAGGCAGTTCGTGGGGGACGGCGTGGCCAACCTGGTGCGGCGCGCCCTGCCGGGGAACGCACAGCACGACTTCGAGCGGGCGCTCACGCTCATGCGCGAACAATACGCCATCCACTGGAAGATCAAGAGCCGCCCCTACCCTGGGATTCCTGAGATGCTGGACGGCCTGGTTGAGAAAAAGATTCCACTGTGCGTGCTCTCCAACAAGCCCGACCGATTCTGCCAGCTTACCATGGAACACTTTTTCGGGCGCTGGCCCTGGGCCGTGGTGATGGGCGAAACCGACGAGTTCCCGCGAAAGCCCGACCCGACGGGGGCGCTGGCCATTGCTGAGCGCCTGGGGATCGCGCCCGGAGAATTTCTATTTTTGGGCGATTCGCCCATGGACGTGAAGTGCGCGCTCAGCGCGGGCATGAACCCGGTGGGAGCCACCTGGGGGTTTCGGGCCAAGGACACCCTTGAGGAGGTCGGCGGGAAGGTGTTTATCGACAGGCCCGAGGAGCTTCTTTCTCTGATCGCACGGCCCTGA
- a CDS encoding L-2-amino-thiazoline-4-carboxylic acid hydrolase, protein MDIPLLEQRAIEASIFKALYQALKEKNGRKAALETVETAARSMAVQAGLSFAAKAPDGPSFEHFKTVLDMWRGSGALDIEDVRSGKDELTFTVTRCGYVEKYREMGLPEELAGLISCCRDEPFAQAYSNRIFMERPETIGSGADCCRFRFTWKD, encoded by the coding sequence ATGGATATCCCCCTTCTTGAGCAGCGGGCCATCGAGGCCAGCATCTTCAAGGCCCTGTACCAGGCCCTGAAGGAGAAGAACGGCCGCAAGGCCGCCCTGGAGACCGTGGAGACCGCCGCCAGGTCCATGGCCGTGCAGGCCGGACTCAGCTTCGCGGCCAAGGCTCCGGACGGCCCGAGCTTCGAGCACTTCAAGACAGTCTTGGACATGTGGCGCGGCAGCGGCGCCCTGGACATAGAGGACGTCCGCTCCGGCAAGGACGAACTCACCTTCACGGTCACGCGGTGCGGCTATGTGGAGAAGTACCGTGAGATGGGGCTGCCGGAGGAACTGGCCGGGCTCATTTCCTGCTGCCGCGACGAACCTTTCGCCCAGGCCTACAGCAACCGCATCTTCATGGAGAGGCCCGAAACCATAGGTTCCGGCGCGGATTGCTGCCGGTTCCGCTTCACCTGGAAAGACTGA
- the pyk gene encoding pyruvate kinase codes for MTTKIIATLGPASMSRDSIKALALAGASIFRLNFSHSVAADFEPVIKSIRDVESEIGRPLTALGDLCGPKTRIGEIANAPRQIHKGEILRLGLPEENPGSGDEECFVPLDVPGLLAGLQPGMPVNLSDGMLQFTVTRTIKSDRLFEMEALNAGVLSSRKGIAFPGKHHALPALTDKDIKDLHEGLEIGLNSVAISFVQNADDIRHIKGEIKKHDVWVPVIAKLERQNAVDRLEEIVALTDVVMVARGDLGTECPIAMLPIIQKRIIRACRHAQKPAIVATQMLLSMVKNPIPTRAEATDVANAILDGADCVMLSEESAVGDFPVQAVEYMREISDNAVNYYLERIQGPYAPKKEVNPAKYLAYAACILADNAESKALVSHSLSGATARLLSSRRPKQPIYALTPDERVVHHMNFVWGAHPRQIAATNESHMKRAEKFVAECPDFSPGESVVITAGQPTPGQKERFTNQIKLYYK; via the coding sequence ATGACAACGAAAATCATCGCCACGCTGGGCCCGGCCTCCATGTCCCGGGACTCCATCAAGGCGCTCGCCCTGGCAGGGGCCAGCATTTTCCGGCTGAACTTCTCGCACTCGGTGGCCGCTGACTTCGAACCGGTGATCAAGAGCATCCGCGACGTCGAGTCTGAAATAGGCAGGCCTCTCACCGCCTTGGGCGACCTGTGCGGCCCCAAAACCCGCATCGGCGAGATCGCCAACGCGCCCCGGCAGATCCACAAGGGCGAAATCCTCCGCCTTGGCCTGCCAGAGGAAAACCCTGGCTCGGGCGACGAGGAATGCTTCGTTCCTTTGGACGTGCCAGGGCTTCTGGCCGGGCTTCAGCCCGGCATGCCCGTGAATCTTTCGGACGGCATGCTCCAGTTCACGGTTACCCGTACGATTAAAAGCGACCGGCTCTTCGAGATGGAGGCCCTGAACGCCGGGGTGCTCTCCTCGCGCAAGGGAATCGCCTTTCCCGGAAAGCATCACGCCCTGCCCGCCCTCACGGACAAGGACATCAAGGACCTGCACGAAGGCCTGGAGATCGGGCTCAACTCCGTGGCCATCTCCTTTGTGCAGAATGCGGACGACATCCGCCACATCAAGGGCGAGATAAAAAAACACGACGTCTGGGTGCCGGTGATAGCCAAGCTGGAACGCCAGAACGCCGTGGACCGCCTGGAAGAGATCGTGGCCCTCACCGACGTGGTCATGGTGGCCCGAGGCGACCTGGGCACGGAATGCCCCATCGCCATGCTGCCCATCATCCAGAAGAGGATCATAAGGGCCTGCCGCCACGCCCAGAAGCCGGCCATCGTGGCCACCCAGATGCTTCTCTCCATGGTCAAGAACCCCATCCCCACCCGGGCCGAAGCCACGGACGTGGCCAACGCCATCCTGGACGGGGCGGACTGCGTCATGCTTTCCGAGGAATCCGCCGTGGGAGACTTCCCGGTGCAGGCCGTGGAGTACATGCGCGAAATCTCCGACAACGCCGTGAACTACTACCTGGAGCGCATCCAGGGGCCGTACGCTCCGAAGAAGGAAGTGAACCCGGCCAAATACCTGGCCTACGCCGCCTGCATCCTGGCGGACAACGCCGAGTCCAAGGCTTTGGTGAGCCATTCTCTCTCCGGCGCCACGGCCAGGCTCTTGTCCTCGCGCCGCCCGAAACAGCCCATCTATGCGCTCACCCCGGACGAACGGGTGGTTCACCACATGAACTTCGTGTGGGGCGCTCACCCCAGGCAAATCGCCGCCACCAACGAAAGCCACATGAAGCGCGCCGAGAAGTTCGTGGCCGAATGCCCGGATTTTTCGCCCGGTGAATCCGTGGTCATCACTGCCGGGCAGCCCACTCCCGGACAGAAGGAACGCTTCACCAACCAGATCAAACTCTATTACAAATGA
- a CDS encoding alanine--glyoxylate aminotransferase family protein: MLNKMRLLTPGPTPLPEEVRLAMARDMIHHRKPAFLPIVQEVRAGLRYLFQTTQEVMPLSCSGTGAMTAAISNLFAPGEKVLYIDGGKFGERWGEICDMHGQKAVRLPVEWGQAVDPQAVKAALDADPSIVGVCVQASETSTGVLHPVKELGQVTKDRDVLLVVDGISAVGISPCPMDDWGLDCLLTGSQKGLMLPPGLAFIACSDKAWAKCAKVKPSNFYFQLLGEREKISKNQTMFTSSVGLLVGLSESVKLFQQFGLDNVFRKQWAMTMMARAGASAMGLDLLAKDHFTWGLTSIRMPLGVDGSAVVKAAANDYGVVLAAGQGHMKDQVVRLGHMGHVDFGDVLAGLAAFKAAFTASGGYVGCPDVLDKAMNAYAQAMQSGPPAI, translated from the coding sequence ATGTTGAACAAGATGAGGCTTCTTACCCCCGGCCCCACGCCGCTTCCCGAGGAAGTGCGCCTGGCCATGGCCAGGGACATGATCCATCACCGCAAGCCGGCGTTCCTGCCCATTGTGCAGGAGGTGCGGGCCGGGCTCAGATATCTCTTCCAGACCACGCAGGAAGTCATGCCCCTGTCCTGCTCCGGCACCGGCGCCATGACCGCCGCCATTTCGAACCTGTTCGCCCCTGGCGAAAAAGTGCTCTACATTGACGGCGGGAAGTTCGGCGAACGCTGGGGCGAAATCTGCGACATGCACGGCCAGAAAGCCGTCCGCCTGCCGGTGGAGTGGGGCCAGGCCGTGGACCCGCAGGCCGTGAAAGCCGCCCTGGACGCTGATCCTTCCATCGTCGGTGTCTGCGTGCAGGCTTCGGAAACGTCTACTGGCGTGCTCCATCCCGTGAAGGAGCTTGGCCAGGTTACCAAAGACCGTGACGTGCTGCTGGTAGTGGACGGAATCTCCGCCGTGGGCATCTCGCCCTGCCCAATGGACGACTGGGGCCTGGACTGCCTGCTCACCGGTTCGCAAAAGGGACTCATGCTGCCTCCGGGCCTGGCCTTCATCGCCTGCTCGGACAAAGCCTGGGCCAAGTGCGCCAAGGTGAAGCCCTCCAACTTTTATTTCCAGCTGCTGGGCGAGCGCGAGAAGATCTCCAAGAACCAGACCATGTTCACCTCTTCTGTGGGCCTTCTGGTCGGGCTTAGCGAGAGCGTGAAACTCTTTCAGCAGTTCGGCCTGGACAACGTGTTCCGCAAGCAGTGGGCCATGACCATGATGGCCCGAGCCGGGGCATCGGCCATGGGGCTCGACCTTTTGGCCAAGGACCATTTCACCTGGGGGCTTACGTCCATCCGGATGCCGCTTGGAGTGGACGGTTCGGCCGTGGTCAAAGCCGCTGCCAATGATTATGGTGTGGTATTGGCTGCGGGCCAAGGCCACATGAAGGACCAGGTGGTCCGCCTGGGTCACATGGGCCATGTGGATTTTGGTGATGTTCTGGCCGGGCTGGCAGCCTTCAAGGCGGCCTTTACGGCATCGGGCGGGTACGTGGGATGCCCGGACGTCCTGGATAAAGCCATGAACGCTTACGCCCAGGCCATGCAGTCCGGTCCCCCGGCCATCTAG
- a CDS encoding DUF1844 domain-containing protein has protein sequence MNQDTKCGSCPDGQDDYAGRCLPKVEFITFIYSLASAAMVHMGEMPEPESGQVVSNLPLAKHTIDTLAMLQEKTTGNLADDEAKQLSDILGHLRMLFVRRNG, from the coding sequence ATGAACCAGGATACAAAGTGCGGTTCTTGCCCGGACGGACAGGACGACTACGCCGGCAGGTGCCTGCCCAAGGTGGAGTTCATCACGTTCATTTACTCCCTGGCCTCGGCGGCCATGGTGCACATGGGCGAAATGCCCGAGCCGGAATCCGGGCAGGTCGTGTCCAACTTGCCCCTGGCCAAGCATACTATCGACACTTTGGCCATGCTGCAGGAGAAGACCACGGGCAATCTGGCTGACGATGAGGCCAAGCAGTTGTCTGATATCCTCGGGCATTTGCGCATGCTTTTTGTCCGCCGGAACGGTTAA